In a single window of the Gossypium hirsutum isolate 1008001.06 chromosome D02, Gossypium_hirsutum_v2.1, whole genome shotgun sequence genome:
- the LOC107910325 gene encoding growth-regulating factor 1 isoform X3 translates to MRFFCQWDANNLLSYILWKESETKQKLYGSAFLKQERSGSSEDDWRTSKLAKFDDISASKAVLSQHRNTLFRSNTSIFFDGQQQQQMLSFSAPKSEALSMGRSSQNVTFPYFHLTSPACTRNTGYNTGGFNGANMNGGPFTSSQWMELEHQALIYKYMAANVPIPSTLLIPIRKALDSAGFSSFSGGLLRPNTSVGWGAFHLGFSNNTDPEPGRCRRTDGKKWRCSRDAVADQKYCERHMNRGRHRSRKPVEGQSGRSTASTTTTTTKLMHSGSSSSASVVGPNGGNGESNSLTIAQQQFKNLQPAGESNLSHSGPLNRWLLNKESIGERMHDTAPGNEFGVVSSESLLNPSHKSSSLVKCINFGCSQDLDSQETESHRSVRQFFDAWPKTQSDCSSIFLPEADVQSDRTQLSISMPMALSDFMSSTSSPNNEDVTHSPLQLWRELDPIQMGLEVGSVGNETNWRQANWIPISRETSVGGPLGEVLHSTNSSSAECKNSSALNLMTEKCDHSPRLGLSPTGVLQKTMFGSHSNSSAGSSPRAENNKNDLLGSTIVHSSSLPAL, encoded by the exons ATGAGGTTTTTCTGCCAATGGGATGCCAATAATCTTCTCAGCTACATCCTCTGGAAAG AATCTGAGACAAAGCAGAAGTTGTATGGATCTGCGTTTCTCAAGCAAGAGAGATCTGGCAGTAGTGAAGATGACTGGAGGACTTCAAAGCTGGCCAAATTTGATGATATTTCAGCCTCCAAGGCAGTGCTGTCCCAACACAGAAATACTTTATTTCGATCTAATACCTCTATCTTCTTTGATGGACAACAACAGCAGCAAATGCTGAGCTTTTCTGCTCCCAAATCAGAAGCTCTTTCAATGGGGAGGAGTTCCCAAAATGTCACATTCCCTTACTTTCATCTCACATCACCAGCATGTACTAGAAATAcag GCTACAATACTGGAGGATTTAATGGTGCAAATATGAATGGAGGACCATTCACTTCATCTCAATGGATGGAGCTAGAACATCAGGCTTTGATCTACAAATACATGGCTGCAAATGTGCCAATACCATCAACTCTTCTCATTCCTATAAGAAAAGCCCTTGATTCTGCTGGTTTCTCTAGCTTTTCTGGTGGACTCCTCAGACCCAATACAT CAGTGGGATGGGGAGCTTTCCATCTTGGGTTCTCAAACAACACTGATCCGGAGCCAGGACGGTGTCGTAGAACAGATGGAAAGAAATGGCGGTGCTCAAGAGATGCAGTTGCCGACCAGAAGTATTGTGAGCGGCATATGAACAGGGGCCGCCACCGTTCAAGAAAGCCTGTGGAAGGTCAATCCGGACGTTCCACCGCATCCACCACCACAACTACCACCAAGCTGATGCATTCTGGCTCGTCCTCTTCAGCATCAGTGGTAGGGCCAAACGGTGGAAACGGTGAGTCCAACAGCCTCACCATTGCACAGCAGCAATTCAAGAATTTGCAGCCTGCTGGTGAATCTAATCTTTCGCACTCTGGTCCACTAAACAG GTGGCTTCTGAATAAAGAAAGCATTGGTGAAAGAATGCATGATACTGCTCCTGGGAATGAGTTTGGAGTTGTTTCTTCTGAGTCACTCCTTAACCCTTCCCACAAAAGCTCTTCCCTCGTTAAGTGCATTAATTTTGGCTGTTCTCAAGATCTTGATAGTCAAGAAACCGAATCACATCGATCAGTTCGCCAGTTCTTTGATGCCTGGCCTAAAACCCAGTCCGACTGCTCTTCCATTTTCTTGCCTGAAGCTGATGTTCAATCGGACCGGACTCAGCTTTCCATTTCAATGCCGATGGCGCTCTCGGATTTCATGTCCTCTACTTCATCACCCAACAATGAAGATGTAACTCATTCACCTCTGCAATTATGGCGAGAACTTGACCCTATACAGATGGGATTGGAAGTAGGCAGTGTTGGTAATGAAACAAACTGGAGGCAAGCGAATTGGATCCCCATCTCTAGGGAGACTTCCGTGGGCGGTCCTCTGGGTGAGGTATTGCACAGCACTAACAGCAGCAGCGCAGAGTGCAAGAATTCATCGGCACTTAACCTTATGACAGAGAAGTGTGATCATAGCCCTCGGCTCGGATTGTCTCCTACAGGGGTCTTACAAAAGACAATGTTTGGTTCGCATTCGAATAGCAGTGCTGGAAGCAGTCCAAGAGCAGAGAATAACAAGAATGATCTCCTTGGTTCAACCATTGTTCATTCTTCCTCTTTGCCAGCTTTGTAA
- the LOC107910325 gene encoding growth-regulating factor 6 isoform X4 — translation MLSFSAPKSEALSMGRSSQNVTFPYFHLTSPACTRNTGYNTGGFNGANMNGGPFTSSQWMELEHQALIYKYMAANVPIPSTLLIPIRKALDSAGFSSFSGGLLRPNTSVGWGAFHLGFSNNTDPEPGRCRRTDGKKWRCSRDAVADQKYCERHMNRGRHRSRKPVEGQSGRSTASTTTTTTKLMHSGSSSSASVVGPNGGNGESNSLTIAQQQFKNLQPAGESNLSHSGPLNRWLLNKESIGERMHDTAPGNEFGVVSSESLLNPSHKSSSLVKCINFGCSQDLDSQETESHRSVRQFFDAWPKTQSDCSSIFLPEADVQSDRTQLSISMPMALSDFMSSTSSPNNEDVTHSPLQLWRELDPIQMGLEVGSVGNETNWRQANWIPISRETSVGGPLGEVLHSTNSSSAECKNSSALNLMTEKCDHSPRLGLSPTGVLQKTMFGSHSNSSAGSSPRAENNKNDLLGSTIVHSSSLPAL, via the exons ATGCTGAGCTTTTCTGCTCCCAAATCAGAAGCTCTTTCAATGGGGAGGAGTTCCCAAAATGTCACATTCCCTTACTTTCATCTCACATCACCAGCATGTACTAGAAATAcag GCTACAATACTGGAGGATTTAATGGTGCAAATATGAATGGAGGACCATTCACTTCATCTCAATGGATGGAGCTAGAACATCAGGCTTTGATCTACAAATACATGGCTGCAAATGTGCCAATACCATCAACTCTTCTCATTCCTATAAGAAAAGCCCTTGATTCTGCTGGTTTCTCTAGCTTTTCTGGTGGACTCCTCAGACCCAATACAT CAGTGGGATGGGGAGCTTTCCATCTTGGGTTCTCAAACAACACTGATCCGGAGCCAGGACGGTGTCGTAGAACAGATGGAAAGAAATGGCGGTGCTCAAGAGATGCAGTTGCCGACCAGAAGTATTGTGAGCGGCATATGAACAGGGGCCGCCACCGTTCAAGAAAGCCTGTGGAAGGTCAATCCGGACGTTCCACCGCATCCACCACCACAACTACCACCAAGCTGATGCATTCTGGCTCGTCCTCTTCAGCATCAGTGGTAGGGCCAAACGGTGGAAACGGTGAGTCCAACAGCCTCACCATTGCACAGCAGCAATTCAAGAATTTGCAGCCTGCTGGTGAATCTAATCTTTCGCACTCTGGTCCACTAAACAG GTGGCTTCTGAATAAAGAAAGCATTGGTGAAAGAATGCATGATACTGCTCCTGGGAATGAGTTTGGAGTTGTTTCTTCTGAGTCACTCCTTAACCCTTCCCACAAAAGCTCTTCCCTCGTTAAGTGCATTAATTTTGGCTGTTCTCAAGATCTTGATAGTCAAGAAACCGAATCACATCGATCAGTTCGCCAGTTCTTTGATGCCTGGCCTAAAACCCAGTCCGACTGCTCTTCCATTTTCTTGCCTGAAGCTGATGTTCAATCGGACCGGACTCAGCTTTCCATTTCAATGCCGATGGCGCTCTCGGATTTCATGTCCTCTACTTCATCACCCAACAATGAAGATGTAACTCATTCACCTCTGCAATTATGGCGAGAACTTGACCCTATACAGATGGGATTGGAAGTAGGCAGTGTTGGTAATGAAACAAACTGGAGGCAAGCGAATTGGATCCCCATCTCTAGGGAGACTTCCGTGGGCGGTCCTCTGGGTGAGGTATTGCACAGCACTAACAGCAGCAGCGCAGAGTGCAAGAATTCATCGGCACTTAACCTTATGACAGAGAAGTGTGATCATAGCCCTCGGCTCGGATTGTCTCCTACAGGGGTCTTACAAAAGACAATGTTTGGTTCGCATTCGAATAGCAGTGCTGGAAGCAGTCCAAGAGCAGAGAATAACAAGAATGATCTCCTTGGTTCAACCATTGTTCATTCTTCCTCTTTGCCAGCTTTGTAA
- the LOC107910325 gene encoding growth-regulating factor 1 isoform X1, producing MDFGVVGLEGIVGSETSNGFTLVASESETKQKLYGSAFLKQERSGSSEDDWRTSKLAKFDDISASKAVLSQHRNTLFRSNTSIFFDGQQQQQMLSFSAPKSEALSMGRSSQNVTFPYFHLTSPACTRNTGYNTGGFNGANMNGGPFTSSQWMELEHQALIYKYMAANVPIPSTLLIPIRKALDSAGFSSFSGGLLRPNTSVGWGAFHLGFSNNTDPEPGRCRRTDGKKWRCSRDAVADQKYCERHMNRGRHRSRKPVEGQSGRSTASTTTTTTKLMHSGSSSSASVVGPNGGNGESNSLTIAQQQFKNLQPAGESNLSHSGPLNRWLLNKESIGERMHDTAPGNEFGVVSSESLLNPSHKSSSLVKCINFGCSQDLDSQETESHRSVRQFFDAWPKTQSDCSSIFLPEADVQSDRTQLSISMPMALSDFMSSTSSPNNEDVTHSPLQLWRELDPIQMGLEVGSVGNETNWRQANWIPISRETSVGGPLGEVLHSTNSSSAECKNSSALNLMTEKCDHSPRLGLSPTGVLQKTMFGSHSNSSAGSSPRAENNKNDLLGSTIVHSSSLPAL from the exons ATGGATTTTGGGGTGGTGGGTTTGGAGGGTATTGTGGGTTCAGAGACTAGTAATGGTTTTACTTTGGTTGCTTCAGAATCTGAGACAAAGCAGAAGTTGTATGGATCTGCGTTTCTCAAGCAAGAGAGATCTGGCAGTAGTGAAGATGACTGGAGGACTTCAAAGCTGGCCAAATTTGATGATATTTCAGCCTCCAAGGCAGTGCTGTCCCAACACAGAAATACTTTATTTCGATCTAATACCTCTATCTTCTTTGATGGACAACAACAGCAGCAAATGCTGAGCTTTTCTGCTCCCAAATCAGAAGCTCTTTCAATGGGGAGGAGTTCCCAAAATGTCACATTCCCTTACTTTCATCTCACATCACCAGCATGTACTAGAAATAcag GCTACAATACTGGAGGATTTAATGGTGCAAATATGAATGGAGGACCATTCACTTCATCTCAATGGATGGAGCTAGAACATCAGGCTTTGATCTACAAATACATGGCTGCAAATGTGCCAATACCATCAACTCTTCTCATTCCTATAAGAAAAGCCCTTGATTCTGCTGGTTTCTCTAGCTTTTCTGGTGGACTCCTCAGACCCAATACAT CAGTGGGATGGGGAGCTTTCCATCTTGGGTTCTCAAACAACACTGATCCGGAGCCAGGACGGTGTCGTAGAACAGATGGAAAGAAATGGCGGTGCTCAAGAGATGCAGTTGCCGACCAGAAGTATTGTGAGCGGCATATGAACAGGGGCCGCCACCGTTCAAGAAAGCCTGTGGAAGGTCAATCCGGACGTTCCACCGCATCCACCACCACAACTACCACCAAGCTGATGCATTCTGGCTCGTCCTCTTCAGCATCAGTGGTAGGGCCAAACGGTGGAAACGGTGAGTCCAACAGCCTCACCATTGCACAGCAGCAATTCAAGAATTTGCAGCCTGCTGGTGAATCTAATCTTTCGCACTCTGGTCCACTAAACAG GTGGCTTCTGAATAAAGAAAGCATTGGTGAAAGAATGCATGATACTGCTCCTGGGAATGAGTTTGGAGTTGTTTCTTCTGAGTCACTCCTTAACCCTTCCCACAAAAGCTCTTCCCTCGTTAAGTGCATTAATTTTGGCTGTTCTCAAGATCTTGATAGTCAAGAAACCGAATCACATCGATCAGTTCGCCAGTTCTTTGATGCCTGGCCTAAAACCCAGTCCGACTGCTCTTCCATTTTCTTGCCTGAAGCTGATGTTCAATCGGACCGGACTCAGCTTTCCATTTCAATGCCGATGGCGCTCTCGGATTTCATGTCCTCTACTTCATCACCCAACAATGAAGATGTAACTCATTCACCTCTGCAATTATGGCGAGAACTTGACCCTATACAGATGGGATTGGAAGTAGGCAGTGTTGGTAATGAAACAAACTGGAGGCAAGCGAATTGGATCCCCATCTCTAGGGAGACTTCCGTGGGCGGTCCTCTGGGTGAGGTATTGCACAGCACTAACAGCAGCAGCGCAGAGTGCAAGAATTCATCGGCACTTAACCTTATGACAGAGAAGTGTGATCATAGCCCTCGGCTCGGATTGTCTCCTACAGGGGTCTTACAAAAGACAATGTTTGGTTCGCATTCGAATAGCAGTGCTGGAAGCAGTCCAAGAGCAGAGAATAACAAGAATGATCTCCTTGGTTCAACCATTGTTCATTCTTCCTCTTTGCCAGCTTTGTAA
- the LOC107910325 gene encoding growth-regulating factor 1 isoform X2 has protein sequence MDFGVVGLEGIVGSETSNGFTLVASESETKQKLYGSAFLKQERSGSSEDDWRTSKLAKFDDISASKAVLSQHRNTLFRSNTSIFFDGQQQQQMLSFSAPKSEALSMGRSSQNVTFPYFHLTSPACTRNTGYNTGGFNGANMNGGPFTSSQWMELEHQALIYKYMAANVPIPSTLLIPIRKALDSAGFSSFSGGLLRPNTLGWGAFHLGFSNNTDPEPGRCRRTDGKKWRCSRDAVADQKYCERHMNRGRHRSRKPVEGQSGRSTASTTTTTTKLMHSGSSSSASVVGPNGGNGESNSLTIAQQQFKNLQPAGESNLSHSGPLNRWLLNKESIGERMHDTAPGNEFGVVSSESLLNPSHKSSSLVKCINFGCSQDLDSQETESHRSVRQFFDAWPKTQSDCSSIFLPEADVQSDRTQLSISMPMALSDFMSSTSSPNNEDVTHSPLQLWRELDPIQMGLEVGSVGNETNWRQANWIPISRETSVGGPLGEVLHSTNSSSAECKNSSALNLMTEKCDHSPRLGLSPTGVLQKTMFGSHSNSSAGSSPRAENNKNDLLGSTIVHSSSLPAL, from the exons ATGGATTTTGGGGTGGTGGGTTTGGAGGGTATTGTGGGTTCAGAGACTAGTAATGGTTTTACTTTGGTTGCTTCAGAATCTGAGACAAAGCAGAAGTTGTATGGATCTGCGTTTCTCAAGCAAGAGAGATCTGGCAGTAGTGAAGATGACTGGAGGACTTCAAAGCTGGCCAAATTTGATGATATTTCAGCCTCCAAGGCAGTGCTGTCCCAACACAGAAATACTTTATTTCGATCTAATACCTCTATCTTCTTTGATGGACAACAACAGCAGCAAATGCTGAGCTTTTCTGCTCCCAAATCAGAAGCTCTTTCAATGGGGAGGAGTTCCCAAAATGTCACATTCCCTTACTTTCATCTCACATCACCAGCATGTACTAGAAATAcag GCTACAATACTGGAGGATTTAATGGTGCAAATATGAATGGAGGACCATTCACTTCATCTCAATGGATGGAGCTAGAACATCAGGCTTTGATCTACAAATACATGGCTGCAAATGTGCCAATACCATCAACTCTTCTCATTCCTATAAGAAAAGCCCTTGATTCTGCTGGTTTCTCTAGCTTTTCTGGTGGACTCCTCAGACCCAATACAT TGGGATGGGGAGCTTTCCATCTTGGGTTCTCAAACAACACTGATCCGGAGCCAGGACGGTGTCGTAGAACAGATGGAAAGAAATGGCGGTGCTCAAGAGATGCAGTTGCCGACCAGAAGTATTGTGAGCGGCATATGAACAGGGGCCGCCACCGTTCAAGAAAGCCTGTGGAAGGTCAATCCGGACGTTCCACCGCATCCACCACCACAACTACCACCAAGCTGATGCATTCTGGCTCGTCCTCTTCAGCATCAGTGGTAGGGCCAAACGGTGGAAACGGTGAGTCCAACAGCCTCACCATTGCACAGCAGCAATTCAAGAATTTGCAGCCTGCTGGTGAATCTAATCTTTCGCACTCTGGTCCACTAAACAG GTGGCTTCTGAATAAAGAAAGCATTGGTGAAAGAATGCATGATACTGCTCCTGGGAATGAGTTTGGAGTTGTTTCTTCTGAGTCACTCCTTAACCCTTCCCACAAAAGCTCTTCCCTCGTTAAGTGCATTAATTTTGGCTGTTCTCAAGATCTTGATAGTCAAGAAACCGAATCACATCGATCAGTTCGCCAGTTCTTTGATGCCTGGCCTAAAACCCAGTCCGACTGCTCTTCCATTTTCTTGCCTGAAGCTGATGTTCAATCGGACCGGACTCAGCTTTCCATTTCAATGCCGATGGCGCTCTCGGATTTCATGTCCTCTACTTCATCACCCAACAATGAAGATGTAACTCATTCACCTCTGCAATTATGGCGAGAACTTGACCCTATACAGATGGGATTGGAAGTAGGCAGTGTTGGTAATGAAACAAACTGGAGGCAAGCGAATTGGATCCCCATCTCTAGGGAGACTTCCGTGGGCGGTCCTCTGGGTGAGGTATTGCACAGCACTAACAGCAGCAGCGCAGAGTGCAAGAATTCATCGGCACTTAACCTTATGACAGAGAAGTGTGATCATAGCCCTCGGCTCGGATTGTCTCCTACAGGGGTCTTACAAAAGACAATGTTTGGTTCGCATTCGAATAGCAGTGCTGGAAGCAGTCCAAGAGCAGAGAATAACAAGAATGATCTCCTTGGTTCAACCATTGTTCATTCTTCCTCTTTGCCAGCTTTGTAA